From the Helianthus annuus cultivar XRQ/B chromosome 17, HanXRQr2.0-SUNRISE, whole genome shotgun sequence genome, the window TGGTTGGGGTTTGAGCTCCAATTCAATGGTGGTTGTTTTGTGGGGGGTGTAAGAAATGAAGGCCAAAGGTGGTGGTGGTTAGGTGGTGGTGATAGTGGCGGTGGTCGGGTGGTGGAGAGAGATGGAGGGATGAGAGAGTGACGACATGAATGGTTGTGGTGGTTGCTCTATGGTAGGGTGGTGAGGGTTGTgatggttggtggtggtggttgttggtgatggggagagaagagagagtgtagagagagaagagagagggtAGAGAGAGACAAAAGATCACCAGTGAATTTTGATggtgatgttatatattattattattattatatataatataattttttatttgaagttttactaaaatacccttagtttTGTACTTGAAGTTGCCAAAATACCCTTTCAGATAAtagacaatttggatggagttagaccCGTGGAACAAATTAGAGAAAAACTAGTAcaatcagggagtaaaatgacgatttttaaaggtttgagacaaaaccgttaaagtgatcaaACTACAGAAAAGCAAAagaagtttactctaaaatcTATGTATGCGATCTTTAAACCAAAGGTCTCAACTGAAACACAATCTAATTTTTTAATAAGTTTACATTTTACTCTACCCCACAACATACCCCACACAACATAGATCATTTCTCTCCTATTTAAGTTCTCGAATTGATctcaacaaaaacaaacaaacttgCATACCATATTCTGTTATTCACCACTGCCACCACCTCACGGCGGTAGTAGACACACTCCCCAATCACCACTTtcatggccacatcatcaaaacaCATTCATTTATATAGAAGTATtgccatttaaaaaaaatgtatacCTTTTGCTAAAAGCCATGCTTAATACCTTTTGAGACCACATATACACATTTGGTATATTCACTCTTGTGTTTGTTGATCCGTTTCTATATTTATATAAAAGTCTTGTCGTTAAAAAAAATGTATACCTTTTACTAGATGCCATCCTTAATTCCGAGACCACCATTTTCCCTCATATTTTCATCCCGTCATCGTGGCCACCTTTTCGCTTCTTTCCTCACGTTAAAGCGGATTCATATCACCACCACGGCAACTACCACTACCGCGGCCACTTCCCCAAAGATTATCGTCATCATGGGCGCAACAGGAGCTGGAAAATCACGTCTCTCAATCGACCTCGCAACTCGCTTCTTCAAAAACTCCGAAATAATCAACTCCGACAAAATGCAAGTATATCATGGACTCGATATAACCACCAACAAAATCACAATAAAAGAACAACAATGCATCCCTCACCACCTTCTCGGAGTATTCGACCCGTCCCAAATCGTTATCAACCCGTATATATATCGAAAACTAGCTTCCAAAACAATCTCTAATATTGTATCCCGTAATGGGCTGCCACTTATCGTAGGCGGGTCGAACTCATTCATCTACTCATTACTTACAAAACAGTTCAACCCGAAAATGGATGTGTTTAACGGGCCAGACCCAGACCCGGTCAGCTCGGAGCTTCGGTACAAGTGTTGCTTCATATGGGTGGATGTTTGCTTCAAAGTTTTAAACCGGTATTTATGTAAAAGGGTTGATGAGATGCTGGATTCGGGTATGGTGGAGGAGTTAAAAGAGTTTTTCGGGTCGGGTGAGTATTTGAGGGTGAAAAGGGATGGGTTGGGTCGGGCGATCGGAGTGCGGGAGATGGAGGCGTATtttagtggtggtggagtggatTTGGAGGTGTATGATAGAGGGGTGAGGAGGGTGAAGGTTAATAGTTGTGAGCTGGCGAAGAGGCAGGTGGGTAAAATATTACGGTTGAAGGAGGGTGGGTGGGATTTGAAGAGGGTGGATGCAACGGAGGTGGTGCGGCGGAAAATGACGGCGGAAGGTGGAGGAAGTGTGGCAGAGTTATGGGAGGAGGTTGTGGAAACAAGTGTAAAGATTGTGAAccaattcttggaggagtagctGAATCCTAGAAACTCTAAAGATAGCGTAGGTCCGGTTAAGATATCATATTGTGATCGGAGTGGGCAACAAGGCTCTCTAATGTAGAGAGTGAAGCAACATGGTTCTCCACTTTAAAGAGTGCGGTAGCCTAATACAAGAAAATCGGCgctcaaaagaaaaataaaacgtATCATAGAAACTATGATTTTAGtcaacagtttttttttttcaaaatatcaaaggttTGTCACATAAATCAAGTTAAGGTATGAAACAATTACATACAAGCAAATAAATCAAGTTAAGGTATGAAACAATTACATACAAGCAAATGACGCATAAACAAGTTAAGGTATGAAACAATTACATACAAGCAAAAGATGTATAAAAATTGCttaaataatttaaatatatgtAAGCTATGAAGAGGCTTTGTTGTGCCTAAAGTTTGTGTAAATTAAGTTTACGCTAAAggataaaataataaaatgataaTTGAGTTTTAGCATTATTCTATTATTCTATAGTGTTTAATATTACTCTTACGTCttgcttgcggtatgcgcatataatgtatatatgtgtgaaTGTTCGGgtggcaaaagtgaaagtgcactaattgtaacgttattttactaatttcgtgaaaataatgttaaaagagagggatggttaatcatgtggtgacgttgatagccgaaagacaagagagtacatgcactaattggcctttgtcttaattgtcgagtgttatgtgtcttatgtctaaggcttgatacaaaactaccaTCAAGCCGGGGGGTatcactggaagcagtctctctattcctacgtaGTAGAGGTAAGACTTtttacatcttaccctcctcagaccctaccttagctttgctttATTTTTGAACGGCAAGGAACGACGTGCCAGCCATCGTGACACCGGgcgctgtggccaaggtcgactacccAATCAACCGCCaaccccttggctctcccagatgcgcggaaacctgACCTCCACCCGctcgaaggcacgacagtggaataatcggtaaaaccttgCCTCCCATCCAAGATGAACCGGCGCCACCTGTATTCacccttcacctggatgccgcagaaaataacgGGGAGGGTGAGAGTCGAAtctgggtcacaaggaacacTAAGTTGTTCCCCAACCATTCTACCACTACCTCATTGGCTTCCTTAACTTTGATATTAGTGAGATTTACTGAgtagatgaagatgatgagtgtTTAAAATTACTCTATAGTGATATATGTTTTCTTTAATTATTAAAATCATTCAAAGTTTTATTATTGTTTCATTGTTGTGTAACATTTTTACAAATAgctatttttttaattaagtaACTTAAATGGAATATACATAAAACTTGGTTATTATTTAGTTGATTTaataataactaaataatatcCGATATTTATACATGCTCCATTTAGGACACTATGTTTTTATTAAATcgaatatttataaaaaataatttcaCAACAACATAACGTTAATGAAATTTTGAGTAGTTTTTATACTTAGACAAATGAATGAAGGACTTTAGTGATATACTAAAGAAACTTGGTTACTGTAATATTCCTTGTTTTAATGCCTTAAGTTTGTGACTTCTTATTAACTTTCAACTTTCAAGCATACACGCAAATGTTTTAATGCCTTAAGTTTGTGACTTCTTATTAACTTTCAAGCATACACGCAAATAAcaattaaattttaataaataaatcgTTACATAATTTATCTTTGGGGTTAGAGATATAGCTTCTAAAAAGACCCCTACAATAAAAAGAATGATTGAATGTTAAAATTGTTATACATGCACATATACATTGTGATATTTAGACTTTATGATATTAAAACCTAGAGTGAGGAtgaaatagaaagtttatttttgctaAAAAGTATATGAAgcaatagaattagtacatgtggcaaaatttaaaataaagaggaagggtattttagtcaattttatccttttcttcttccttcttcttcccagtaacatcaaaacccaccattttcaaaacccatcatcttcaactatttcttcactttctatcccaataatcactacattatagtgcgattttcgtcaccaatcaatgattcaaatacccgatcaacgtgttcttcagcttttttgaagaaaacacagtttaatttcatacaaaatctcgttttttccggtgattttgaagataatcactcgatccgttcgatctctgataagtgtttcaatcattcaaatttcgtcaatcgtcgAAGAAAgcgacttcgatccatgtaagaaattctttaatttcatttttattatctgggtttttgatttagtcattgcgttttacgatcttggcgggggtccgggggcagcgcccctgttagcagggtcccaggggcggcagcccctggcggggtccaaggggcagagcctcTGGCTGGGGTTGAGaacatttaaatttttttttcgattaaattgctttaataaaaatgtatcagaaaatttaatttttcagaaattgcctcatttcgaagacagtaattcgtagacattTTTTTGATTTGCTACTCTTTGGTTCAGACAGATTCATAGACAGGTCAGcttgtgtccattgcgttttagaaataagagagttttatgtgttttctggccaatgcgttttagaaaaaacacatttttgaagtgtttttagttcattgcgttttaggtaaacacatttttatttgttttcaatccattgcgttttagaaaatacactttcttttgtgtttttaggccattgcgttttagaaataagacatttttatgtgtttttttggctattgcgttttagataaacacatttttgaagtgtttttagttattgcgttttaggtaaaacacatttttgaagtgttttttagttattgcgttttaggtaaaacacatttttatgctttttcagtccattacgttttagaaaacagacattttaagtgttttctggccattgcgttttagaaataagatattgctttgtgtttttggtgcattgcgttttaggtaaaacacatttttatgtgttttcagtccattgcgttttagaaattacactttcttttgtgtttttaggctattgcgttttacaaataagacatttctttgtgttttctggccattgcgttttacaaataagacatttcttggtgtttttggtgcattgcattctagaaaaatgtcattttttagggttttttttattgcgttttacgcaactgagtttttttcattgtgttttacgcaactgggtttaaaaaaaatcgaaaatatagcaatagtatactcgttttaaagataaaaaaacgctcgtttttgttgtgcaatttttataaaaaaataatgtcgtatgaaagagttattaacgtttaaaaaatgaggggAATTGGAggatgttggttcagttctgtttatgcatgaagaaaacaatataaatcatacctgtcacagcagatagtgcagaggagaatccagtaatggagttcgacatgcctgtcatcttgatctggttcctccttagggtgctgactgatgatggggacttagagaaCCGAAAAGGGGTATCGGTTacggagaggaggtttcgtgatgatgttatggctaatggggtgtgtgaattgtatatctgagtaacccctaaacctccacataactctccttatataagcacccaggaggaaacctaattagttactaagggtaatatggtccatcaacaattaccaactaattaaataataggttctaatatattttgatctctataatgtaaatgattatgatggctatagattaaatattaatacgtaatatatttaatcttacattctcccacttagccgagtaatcatttactatgagtattagataagcctgatcaggagttaacactcattttagccttaaacaagtactatagcagaaaaatacagccgttgaatcattatgcgactcaggacccccattaatcatattatagccttaatttaaaacctaatcatcatgatcaaaatacgcgtaagccctttgtttgatttgtaacttttatttgtctatatgccattataccggttgaacatattctaacagacatacaaaatcaaacttgaggaaaattaactaatacttagtcattcatagtacgatatgcaattgcgcatgactattaattaatacccgtctatgagctctcttaataagacttatgggtaatagcccttcagttataggatccttaagcatatcatgaatgtattcgttacaaaacttagtttcctcaattcgttcataaacgaataattaattgcgtatcgaaacttaatgcagcacctcttgaactgttactgttcaaggagttatggtagctgactttatcacactaattcttcaaaacattatatggagttaataaacttatgagtccactgattaaatttccaacaacatttagtgaccatgttatgtcgttataactcAGGTTGtttaatatcagtgcattatgactcctccatgaaataggttttgtctgctgacataaagatatacccgaaactgCATTTTATAATCTTCGAATatctcaaagttagagtaataaaccggttttaattctcacttcttctttaaattgtagtctctcgtttcttttaaagatattgtaatactccattagatgctacacattaatctagacatatctagtgtgttgcaatatgagtaatatctaaacgagtatagacttaaacttacataaggcttctaattaatgaagcataaataaataatctcatttatcctattgtcctctaaaggagagcaatattgattgttacatatgtaaggacccatttaatgttaaacttatggaacgaaactaatatcccattgggtctatctcagtatgttatgatatcaatcacgtaagagatatctctgagttttattatatcaaagtttgtgttaacaatgctttgacttatgtaacatatgcttgtcaaagaatgtcatctatatagacaagtttattttggttgctcccactcatcttgaggtaggtacattaatccacttgattcttgatgaaaataattacgttagcttttcatcacattatgatgtttgcattaacccatacatggatattattggcttacaaataaagtgttctttaaccttcagtttgaaactttaggttgttatctaatgaacatgtaaatgtgtcagccatttattagggaaaatcgttttaatgttcatctaatgtagcttaaaactattataagttactagaacagtgatgatcctcaaagaaatcttttgttagatatgcaataaagattctttaataatttatctcttcctgagaacaacctttgacaaccaatcatgcttttgagtgtcttaacgcttatattaggatttggtttagttatgaacactctaaggtaattcaatcaaatcccaaatgttacacaaacacataaaatcagttttactagaaaactgttttattccattcatatgattgatttacactaatggcttaatttgaagagataggatcagtaaacatttccaaaatccatttcaacttcaattagggaggttatgtaatcatcaaagttagtaggcttttaaacctagatgacctcctgagttgattattgggttcattagaagtttcaattttatggattagctcttggttaggttgctatcattttcattctaagtttgtaagagttggtgcagtatagtgtacaagaggtgtaatcggagttaaattcggagtgaaatttaatgacactcttccccccgcctcttgtattccttgcaaatcatgataaggactttgactgctcccaccgaacttagaaatctttaggaactcagcatgcgtaGGGTCAATGTgaaacgaccaacaaattctaatagagaaacaagttaatgacgttagttgttgtagtttctcttgttgaggattatgttagtttaggtaagaaatctaagtgtgcccacaattaagaaacaatgaaacttttgtaagagtagcattagatttgaggagacaagtattgatgatagaacagtgtcatgatagagcggtgtcttgtacaagaggtgcaaacttataaggtaatgtaaaattttcactccccacctcttgcaactattgcaagttattattaagacacttaatgctcccactgatctttaatatctctaaaATGCTACAAGaaaagtttcaatgagctacgtgacgcgggaacctatcacatatacgttagactttatttgatttctttaatgtccagatatcataagaaactttaggaacatatttaatagaaatcttataaAGTATATGTATGAATAaatttcttctaagaccgtgggccatatgtgacaaaatttagatacaagttgatagtctgttaaatgatgaatgaattatgtctgaatattccatttggaataagttccacaaatgtcaatgaatgacttatgatggacccatgcttattccctaagccaagtcatattttagggctttaacgtcatgatttaaaatcacttaaaatgagattagatgaataatcatcctcattaaccatgtcatgatttctcatgaattttggttctaatggatgaaatttataagtctcattttccttttgtcaaattctcatttgcataatgacaaaagttgtgaaaaaaaataaggaatcatctagtttcatcttagtaatgtttctatccagatatttagaacaaataagaggagagtttaagataagtgtgactttatgatGACCATGCAAACCTCataaccttcataacattgcttaatcatgatactatattctgattaatcagaatatataaggtatcgaaaagcgttgttggaagactgttcattatggttcttatagtcttaacatttaattttgtcactaactctcatgttagttatttgtcgagttctggtaaggaaacgtatggaactagagtcaactaatcatgtgttaattggaatattaaaattatcagacttaaatatcattagtaagtttctatctaattaatttatccaactgttctttagaataatggatagtctcgttgcttatgcctagtctaatgacataattatgcagtgagattttcccttgaagaaccttaacgttgggattagcacttgtaatttgtctatggactttagaacaatcctctcttaaggttttagtggttgtaaggtgaataacatcttattttccagtttcaaacatttatttctatgtacatatgttgcttatcaacacactcgttatactttggtacttttgagtgttatagctgatttataatgcatcaaatcgtacaaatgaaaacttagtatgtaatgtactggaaaatgtacttatttccatgcgtaagcccttaactttatgggtcatggtattgtacattataatatattcacatataccacttaaccttataatttataattttaaatgaagacatgcgccttaggagttcttgtgattattccacaattatagattagtcttaggaaaaactgaatctggaataactttagtgatagcaattatgttagagagttcttgattatcataagagacatcatgttcgatttaccctaatcatcatgctctacttttcttctgtagtgccttatcagaagagagcaatagggttaccgtgtcttaagagataatcaaggatttaatttaagagctaattcttatagaaactttaaataaagcaaaacattttaggcttaggaattagagtggatgagatatagatttatagaagaaaattatagtgagtaaaaaatatgggtactaagaataaggcagacaaaatgatcacaaaattaattgaggatcattaatataaggatcattatgtgaagaggttgtgatatgtctattactaacatcaaaataatagactacttaaagttctacttaaacgaagacaaaacagctttggccagaagtgtaatcatttaagcatatgtgcaaagtggttgtaacaaatcagctttggccagaaattgagacaaacactttagttatgcacttgttgagtatgccatctatgaatgaattaaatcagctttggccagaaattaagacattcatgcttatgatgcacacacaacatagctttcgtaatacttggatgataagtagatgcatcaagtcagctttggccagaaatgatgcatcagaagctcattcaagtaaagccattttggttttgtaaaacattatttgatcctcattaattaactaaataattacaaaaaccaatcatttaatagcaaaccacccgttagcgcggatcgaactaatgacgttatggttgcgagtcgcaactacggtctcgagtaatcacgttatggttgcgagtcgcaactacggtctcgactaatgacgttatggttgcgagtcgcaactacggtctcgactaatcacgttatggttgcgagtcgcaacctcatggttgcgagtgatgacgctatggttgcgagtagcaacctcatggttgcgagtagcaacctcatggtctcgagtagcaacctcgctaacagctgttaattgtgatatcataaccgaaaattcgaaatctaagggattaagaGATATTCTTTCCTGTTTTAAGCTGATCTAATTTTGTCAACAGATTTCGAAATTgcaatctctttatctttttaaCAGTTTTTCTAAAAAATTTAGAGGACAAAAATAGATCAAAACcaggaaaaacacttaataatccaaatcatattccaaatcataacagaatacttcgaattttctcaagaacatgatgaaccctaaaacataaaacataaattctggaacccgaaacctgaattttaatagttttttctaaacagatttcggctaaacATAAACAAGTTAATTCCGAATGAGCATATCATTAATCTTTTTCCGAAaatcatgatttcgagtcgatcttcatgactcgaaaccggctgtgacggttttgaaattataaaaaaaataatccgttttccaagtttcaatcccagaattatggatacgaaaacataactgactaatcaacatatgctctgataccacatgttggttcagttctgtttatgcatgaagaaaacaatataaatcatacctgtcacagcagatagtgcagaggagaatccagtaatggagttcgacatgcctgtcatcttgatctggttcctccttagggtgctgactgatgatggggacttagaga encodes:
- the LOC110924482 gene encoding adenylate isopentenyltransferase — encoded protein: MPSLIPRPPFSLIFSSRHRGHLFASFLTLKRIHITTTATTTTAATSPKIIVIMGATGAGKSRLSIDLATRFFKNSEIINSDKMQVYHGLDITTNKITIKEQQCIPHHLLGVFDPSQIVINPYIYRKLASKTISNIVSRNGLPLIVGGSNSFIYSLLTKQFNPKMDVFNGPDPDPVSSELRYKCCFIWVDVCFKVLNRYLCKRVDEMLDSGMVEELKEFFGSGEYLRVKRDGLGRAIGVREMEAYFSGGGVDLEVYDRGVRRVKVNSCELAKRQVGKILRLKEGGWDLKRVDATEVVRRKMTAEGGGSVAELWEEVVETSVKIVNQFLEE